The following proteins are encoded in a genomic region of Nonomuraea muscovyensis:
- a CDS encoding aspartyl protease family protein: MTKNKEKALVNDGVWDRRSLLRGAAVLAGAAATAPLSGGAAPAGSGDADALFKAGKFEQAGRAYEEILKKDPKNLLAARQRGHVGLLSNRFPDAEKYLKMALKPAPDDKETNQLLGDCYIRQDKFALSAPHWKAAGEENYAKWFAAVRGEAYQVHGETARVTFQQMDPMPLVEASVNGGPTKRFTFYTGAPNLSVRASVAKEAGLRPVASQEADFGGGTVLAYWGILDSFKLGGIELRNIPVSWSATESGEDVDTDSDGLIGMWVFYHLLPTFDYAGRQLILRRRTAETARKARAAATRAGAEPLPLWLAREQYLHSTGSFVGATGSRTGVVGVNFGGVGEIAAGVRGKTAEQLGIRTDYDRQIGTFAQSHPAVVYPCYPKEIRLGNAVAKEVYCYTNPNQPVNVPWPYGTGFDSMGWFSHCFWKPYNITVDFTGMNLYIARGKAA; encoded by the coding sequence ATGACCAAGAATAAGGAGAAGGCCTTGGTTAATGACGGAGTGTGGGACCGGCGTTCGCTGCTGCGGGGCGCCGCCGTGCTGGCCGGCGCGGCCGCGACGGCGCCGCTGTCGGGTGGGGCGGCGCCGGCCGGCAGCGGTGACGCGGACGCGCTGTTCAAGGCTGGGAAGTTCGAGCAGGCCGGCCGCGCGTATGAGGAGATTCTGAAAAAGGATCCCAAGAACCTGCTCGCGGCCCGCCAGCGCGGCCATGTCGGGCTGCTGTCCAACCGGTTCCCCGACGCCGAGAAATACCTCAAGATGGCCCTCAAGCCGGCGCCCGACGACAAGGAAACCAACCAGCTCCTGGGCGACTGCTACATCCGGCAGGACAAGTTCGCCCTGTCCGCACCACACTGGAAAGCGGCCGGCGAAGAAAACTACGCCAAGTGGTTCGCGGCAGTCCGCGGCGAGGCGTATCAGGTCCACGGCGAGACCGCGCGGGTGACGTTCCAGCAGATGGACCCGATGCCGCTGGTGGAGGCCTCGGTCAACGGCGGACCGACGAAGCGCTTCACGTTCTACACCGGCGCCCCGAATCTGAGCGTGCGCGCGTCGGTGGCCAAGGAGGCCGGGCTGCGCCCCGTCGCCAGTCAGGAGGCCGATTTCGGGGGCGGCACCGTGTTGGCGTACTGGGGGATCCTGGACTCCTTCAAGCTGGGCGGCATCGAACTACGCAACATCCCCGTGAGCTGGTCGGCAACGGAGTCGGGCGAAGATGTCGACACCGACAGCGACGGCCTGATCGGCATGTGGGTCTTCTACCACTTGCTGCCCACCTTCGACTACGCGGGCCGGCAGCTGATCCTGCGCCGCCGCACCGCCGAAACGGCCAGGAAGGCACGCGCCGCCGCCACACGGGCGGGCGCCGAACCCCTGCCGCTGTGGCTGGCCCGTGAGCAATACCTGCACAGCACGGGCAGCTTCGTCGGCGCCACCGGCTCCCGCACAGGGGTGGTGGGCGTGAACTTCGGCGGAGTCGGCGAGATCGCCGCGGGCGTGCGCGGGAAAACGGCCGAGCAGTTGGGGATCCGCACCGACTACGACCGCCAGATCGGGACTTTTGCCCAAAGCCACCCGGCCGTCGTCTACCCCTGCTACCCGAAGGAAATCCGCCTCGGCAACGCCGTCGCCAAGGAGGTCTACTGCTACACGAACCCAAACCAGCCGGTCAACGTGCCCTGGCCCTATGGGACAGGGTTCGACTCGATGGGCTGGTTTTCCCACTGCTTCTGGAAGCCCTACAACATCACCGTCGACTTCACCGGCATGAACCTCTACATCGCCCGCGGCAAGGCCGCCTGA
- a CDS encoding ABC transporter ATP-binding protein produces the protein MNVSGAVVRVRDLVKQHGQGQTRVRAVDAVDLEVPQGQTLAVMGPSGCGKSTLLHLLGGLERPTGGEVWVAGRRIDTLSERALARLRRQSVGFIFQAFHLVEELSAAENVELPALLAGRSRRQARRRASLLLERVGLADRGRHLPSQLSGGQRQRVVVARALANDPLVLLADEPTGNLDTAATLDMLRIFQELRSAGQTLVIVTHDERVAATADRLVSMRDGMFVDDTRLAGSPTRGLGDLIRLED, from the coding sequence ATGAACGTGTCGGGTGCTGTGGTCCGGGTCCGCGACCTGGTGAAGCAACATGGTCAGGGGCAGACCCGGGTCCGCGCGGTGGACGCGGTCGACCTGGAGGTGCCTCAGGGGCAGACACTGGCGGTGATGGGGCCCAGCGGCTGCGGGAAATCCACTCTGCTGCACCTGCTGGGTGGCCTGGAGCGGCCCACCGGTGGGGAGGTGTGGGTGGCCGGGCGGCGCATCGACACCTTGAGCGAGCGGGCCCTGGCGCGGCTGCGGCGCCAGTCGGTGGGGTTCATCTTCCAGGCCTTCCATCTGGTGGAGGAGTTGTCGGCGGCCGAGAACGTGGAGCTGCCCGCGCTGCTGGCCGGGCGCTCGCGCCGCCAGGCCAGGCGGCGAGCGAGCCTGCTGCTGGAACGGGTTGGGCTCGCCGACCGTGGCCGGCACCTGCCCTCGCAACTGTCAGGCGGGCAGCGTCAGCGGGTCGTCGTCGCCCGCGCGCTGGCCAACGACCCGCTGGTCCTCCTGGCCGACGAGCCGACCGGCAACCTCGACACCGCCGCGACCCTCGACATGTTGAGGATCTTCCAGGAGCTGCGTTCCGCAGGGCAGACCCTCGTGATCGTCACGCACGACGAGCGGGTGGCGGCCACGGCGGATCGGCTGGTCTCGATGCGCGACGGGATGTTCGTCGACGACACCCGGCTGGCCGGCTCCCCCACGCGCGGGCTCGGCGACCTGATCAGGCTGGAGGACTGA
- a CDS encoding PadR family transcriptional regulator, producing MQDAVLAMLAKEPTHGYGLRARLRQSLGPLGESMNPGQIYVTLARLEKAGLVVCERADGLPERPERKVYALTPAGQQRVAAWLTEVGWPKPDLAEFHLKLVAAAAARLADPVELVAAQRRELLRRLREAQQAALAEPAGSGAGLLLEGVVLRLQADLRWLGVCERAWSKVDDEVEGA from the coding sequence GTGCAGGACGCGGTGCTGGCGATGCTCGCCAAGGAGCCGACGCATGGATACGGTCTACGCGCTCGGCTGCGGCAGAGTCTCGGCCCGTTGGGCGAGTCGATGAACCCCGGTCAGATCTATGTGACCCTGGCCAGGCTGGAAAAGGCGGGACTCGTGGTCTGCGAGCGGGCCGATGGCCTGCCTGAACGGCCGGAGCGGAAGGTCTACGCGCTGACGCCGGCCGGGCAGCAGCGGGTGGCCGCCTGGCTGACCGAGGTGGGCTGGCCGAAACCGGATCTGGCGGAGTTTCATCTCAAGCTCGTCGCGGCAGCCGCGGCCCGGCTGGCCGACCCGGTCGAGCTGGTGGCGGCGCAGCGCCGTGAGTTGCTGCGCCGCCTGCGTGAGGCGCAGCAGGCGGCTCTGGCCGAGCCGGCGGGGTCGGGCGCCGGCCTGCTGCTGGAAGGGGTCGTGCTGCGGCTGCAGGCGGACCTGCGCTGGTTGGGGGTCTGCGAGCGGGCCTGGTCCAAGGTCGATGACGAAGTTGAGGGTGCATGA
- a CDS encoding endonuclease/exonuclease/phosphatase family protein gives MSWIAVVPFAGWALVRLSGFEPDWPWVPVVAYTPYAAAGAVAGVALAWVLRRRAAGVVGIAAVMALGSAVVPRAFADGNPAANGPVLRVLAANLMVGQADTDQLMALVGQIRPDVLTLQELTPEAMRRLEDAGVRERLPHAVTRPLPGVGGSAVYARYPLTAGEMIKVGAFGQARAWLAHPGGDRVEIVSVHPCAPKRVGRQPCWQGGLHALPRGGGQLRLLAGDFNATLDHLPMRELLASGYRDAADVMGRGFTATWPQALGRTWRLPGVTIDHVLVDSRMAVRDFRVLRLRHTDHRPIFAEVRLP, from the coding sequence ATGAGCTGGATCGCCGTTGTGCCGTTCGCCGGGTGGGCGCTGGTGCGGCTGAGCGGGTTCGAGCCGGACTGGCCGTGGGTGCCGGTGGTGGCGTACACGCCGTACGCGGCGGCCGGTGCCGTGGCCGGCGTGGCGCTGGCGTGGGTGCTGAGGCGGCGGGCGGCGGGGGTGGTGGGGATCGCGGCCGTGATGGCATTGGGGAGCGCCGTCGTGCCTCGGGCCTTCGCCGACGGCAATCCGGCTGCGAACGGGCCGGTGTTGCGGGTGCTGGCGGCCAACCTGATGGTGGGCCAGGCGGACACGGACCAGCTGATGGCCCTGGTCGGCCAGATACGGCCGGATGTGCTGACGCTGCAGGAACTCACCCCGGAGGCCATGCGGCGGCTGGAGGACGCGGGCGTGCGTGAGAGGTTGCCGCACGCCGTCACGCGGCCGTTGCCGGGGGTCGGTGGGTCCGCCGTGTACGCGAGGTATCCGCTGACGGCCGGGGAGATGATCAAGGTGGGTGCGTTCGGGCAGGCCAGGGCATGGTTGGCGCATCCCGGCGGGGACCGTGTGGAGATCGTCTCCGTGCACCCGTGCGCGCCCAAACGCGTCGGCCGGCAACCGTGCTGGCAGGGTGGCCTCCACGCGTTGCCGCGAGGCGGTGGGCAGCTGCGGCTGCTGGCGGGGGACTTCAACGCCACGCTCGACCACCTGCCGATGCGTGAGCTGCTGGCATCGGGGTATCGGGACGCGGCCGACGTCATGGGGCGCGGATTCACGGCGACCTGGCCGCAGGCGCTGGGCCGAACGTGGCGACTGCCCGGCGTGACGATCGACCACGTGCTCGTGGACTCACGGATGGCGGTGCGAGACTTCCGCGTGCTGCGGTTGAGGCACACCGATCACCGGCCGATCTTCGCCGAGGTCAGGCTCCCGTGA
- a CDS encoding ATP-binding protein — MAPRPSLGLRPRLLSAFALLSVVTAAAVAGAIYVAARNDILQRAQDAAVLATKSQLEGLFPLRSAEPGPDELRGIANKMTEGNVRAMAIYRGAYSTGDPAPADPPGGSAGLRRQGGNTPVVDPEMLPLSLRREVAGGNVAWQRVVVWPGAPYLLIGAPLLIAEPDGTARMSGIEVYVLHSLQPEQRSIGRLATFAWLTGGAGLAFAVVLALLATRGVLRPVRELGRAARLLGEGELRTRIAVTGSDELADVARTFNNTAAELERHVEQLRQMEADARRFVADVSHELRTPLAALAAVADVLDEEAAHLPEPAGRAARLVSQETLNLTGLVNDLIEISRFDSGVAALALNEVDVAELVRATLRSRGWSESVETELPAGVTARLDPRRVDVILANLVGNALRHGEPPVSVRLAADPYWVTLEVRDHGPGLDEAVLPRVFDRFYKASAARARSEGSGLGLAIALENARLHRGDLTVSNVPDGGARFTLRLPRDLDGGPQ, encoded by the coding sequence GTGGCACCTCGGCCGAGCCTGGGGCTGCGCCCGCGGCTGCTGTCCGCGTTCGCGCTGCTGAGCGTGGTCACCGCGGCGGCGGTGGCCGGCGCGATCTACGTCGCGGCCCGCAACGACATCCTCCAGCGAGCCCAGGATGCCGCGGTGCTGGCGACGAAGAGCCAGTTGGAGGGGCTCTTCCCGTTGCGGAGTGCGGAGCCCGGCCCGGACGAGCTCCGCGGTATCGCCAACAAGATGACCGAAGGAAACGTCCGCGCGATGGCCATCTACCGCGGGGCGTACTCCACAGGCGACCCGGCGCCGGCCGACCCGCCGGGGGGCTCGGCGGGGCTCCGCAGGCAGGGCGGTAACACGCCGGTCGTGGATCCCGAGATGCTTCCACTGTCCCTGCGACGCGAGGTGGCCGGCGGCAATGTCGCGTGGCAACGCGTGGTGGTGTGGCCGGGCGCGCCCTACCTGCTCATCGGCGCGCCGCTGCTGATCGCCGAGCCGGACGGGACGGCGCGGATGTCCGGCATCGAGGTCTACGTCCTGCACAGCCTGCAGCCCGAACAGCGCAGCATCGGCCGGCTCGCCACCTTCGCCTGGCTCACCGGCGGGGCGGGCCTGGCGTTCGCGGTCGTGCTGGCGTTGCTGGCCACCCGTGGCGTGCTGCGCCCGGTGCGCGAGCTCGGCAGGGCGGCGCGCCTGCTGGGCGAGGGCGAGCTGCGGACTAGGATCGCGGTCACCGGCTCCGACGAGCTGGCCGACGTGGCACGCACGTTCAACAACACCGCCGCGGAGCTGGAACGGCACGTCGAGCAGCTGCGGCAGATGGAGGCCGACGCCCGCCGGTTCGTCGCCGACGTGTCCCACGAGCTGCGCACCCCGCTGGCGGCGCTCGCCGCGGTCGCCGACGTCCTCGACGAGGAGGCGGCCCACCTGCCCGAGCCCGCCGGCAGGGCCGCCCGGCTGGTCAGCCAGGAGACGCTCAACCTCACCGGGCTGGTGAACGACCTCATCGAGATCAGCAGGTTCGACTCCGGCGTCGCTGCCCTCGCGCTGAACGAGGTCGACGTGGCCGAGCTGGTGCGCGCCACCCTGCGTAGCCGGGGCTGGTCGGAGTCGGTCGAAACCGAGCTTCCCGCCGGGGTGACGGCCCGGCTGGACCCGCGCCGGGTGGACGTCATCCTCGCGAACCTGGTCGGCAATGCCCTGCGCCACGGCGAGCCTCCTGTGTCGGTACGGCTCGCCGCCGATCCGTACTGGGTCACCCTCGAGGTCCGCGACCATGGACCGGGGCTGGACGAGGCGGTGCTGCCGCGTGTGTTCGACCGGTTCTACAAGGCCAGCGCGGCCAGGGCCAGGTCCGAGGGCAGCGGCCTCGGCCTCGCCATCGCGCTCGAGAACGCCCGTCTGCACCGGGGCGACCTCACCGTCAGCAACGTCCCGGACGGCGGCGCCCGGTTCACGCTGCGCCTGCCGCGCGATCTGGACGGAGGCCCCCAGTGA
- a CDS encoding RNA-guided endonuclease InsQ/TnpB family protein, protein MQLRYSYRIDPTPGQRIDLAKAFGCARVVFNDALALRNHAHEQGLPFLTDADLSRAVITEAKKTPRRAWLGEVSAVVLQQALADCTTAFRNFFASVSGGRKGPKLAPPRFRSRKDNRQAIRFTKNARFSITAQGRLRLPKIGDVAVRWSRELPAESSSVTVFKDAAGRYFASFVLQVTQTALPETGAETGTETGTETGAETGIDLGLGHFAVLADGTKVSSPRFLRRAEKKLRKLQRALSRKQKGSSNRARARLRVARQHARVADARREFHHQTSTRIIRDNQAVYVEDLAVKGLARTRLAKSVHDAGWSAFVGMLEYKAKLYGRYFAKVGRFFPSSKLCSACGVVAEAMPLSVREWTCPCGVTHDRDVNAAINILAAGRAERQNACGDQVRPGSVRAQISETGSRGSAAA, encoded by the coding sequence GTGCAGTTGCGGTACTCCTACCGGATCGACCCGACCCCCGGCCAGCGGATCGACCTGGCCAAGGCATTCGGGTGCGCCCGCGTGGTGTTCAACGACGCGCTCGCGCTGCGCAATCACGCTCATGAGCAAGGACTGCCGTTCCTCACCGACGCCGACCTGTCCCGCGCTGTGATCACCGAGGCGAAGAAGACCCCGCGGCGGGCCTGGCTGGGCGAGGTGTCCGCCGTGGTACTCCAGCAGGCCCTGGCGGACTGCACCACCGCGTTCCGCAACTTCTTCGCCTCTGTCTCCGGCGGGCGCAAGGGGCCGAAACTCGCGCCGCCCCGCTTCCGGTCCCGCAAGGACAACCGGCAGGCGATCCGGTTCACCAAGAACGCCCGCTTCTCGATCACCGCGCAGGGCAGGCTGCGCTTGCCGAAGATCGGGGATGTGGCGGTGCGCTGGTCACGGGAACTGCCCGCCGAGTCGTCGTCGGTCACGGTCTTCAAGGACGCGGCCGGGCGATACTTCGCCTCGTTCGTGCTCCAGGTGACCCAGACGGCGTTGCCCGAGACCGGCGCCGAGACGGGCACTGAGACCGGCACTGAGACCGGCGCTGAGACGGGGATCGACCTGGGGCTGGGGCACTTCGCCGTCCTGGCCGACGGCACCAAGGTGTCCTCGCCGAGATTCCTGCGCCGTGCGGAGAAGAAGCTCAGGAAACTCCAGCGGGCGCTGTCGCGCAAGCAGAAAGGATCGAGCAACCGGGCCAGGGCCCGCCTGCGGGTTGCCCGCCAGCACGCCAGGGTCGCCGACGCGCGCCGCGAGTTCCACCACCAGACCTCCACGCGGATTATCCGCGACAACCAAGCGGTGTATGTGGAGGACCTGGCGGTCAAGGGACTGGCCCGCACCCGGTTGGCCAAGAGCGTCCACGATGCCGGGTGGTCGGCGTTCGTGGGCATGCTGGAGTACAAGGCGAAGCTGTATGGCAGGTACTTCGCCAAGGTCGGCCGGTTCTTCCCCTCCTCCAAGCTGTGTTCGGCGTGCGGTGTCGTCGCCGAGGCGATGCCGCTGTCGGTGCGGGAGTGGACCTGCCCGTGCGGGGTCACCCACGACCGGGATGTGAACGCCGCGATCAACATTCTCGCCGCCGGACGAGCGGAGAGACAAAACGCCTGTGGAGATCAGGTAAGACCCGGATCCGTCCGGGCACAGATCAGCGAAACAGGAAGCCGGGGAAGTGCCGCCGCGTGA
- a CDS encoding response regulator transcription factor, with the protein MSRVLLIEDDPAVREGLELALSRHGHRVRAVESGEQGLDRLLTDLPDVVILDLMLPGMDGFEVCRRIRAAGEVPIIMLTARGDDIDVVVGLEAGADDYVVKPVQPRVLEARIRAVLRRIGRDQAELERHGDLTIDRAGLVVANRGEPVSLAPTELRLLLELSATPGRVHSRQQLLESVWEHGYFGDSRLVDACVQRLRAKIEDDSAAPVYVQTVRGFGYRFGPV; encoded by the coding sequence GTGTCGCGGGTGTTGTTGATCGAGGATGACCCGGCTGTGCGGGAGGGCCTTGAGCTGGCCCTGAGCCGGCACGGGCACCGGGTGCGCGCGGTGGAGTCCGGCGAGCAGGGGCTGGACCGGCTGCTTACAGACCTTCCCGACGTCGTCATACTCGATCTCATGCTGCCCGGGATGGACGGGTTCGAGGTCTGCCGCCGCATCCGGGCCGCCGGGGAGGTGCCGATCATCATGCTGACCGCGCGCGGCGACGACATCGACGTGGTGGTCGGGCTGGAGGCGGGCGCCGACGACTATGTGGTCAAGCCGGTGCAGCCCAGGGTGCTCGAGGCGCGCATCCGCGCGGTGCTCCGGCGCATCGGCCGGGACCAGGCGGAGCTGGAGCGGCACGGCGACCTGACCATCGACCGGGCCGGGCTGGTGGTCGCCAACCGCGGCGAGCCGGTCAGCCTCGCCCCGACCGAGCTGCGCCTGCTGCTCGAGCTGTCCGCCACGCCGGGCCGCGTGCACAGCCGCCAGCAGCTGCTGGAGTCGGTGTGGGAGCACGGGTACTTCGGCGACTCGCGCCTCGTGGACGCGTGCGTGCAGCGGTTGCGCGCAAAGATCGAGGACGACTCGGCGGCGCCCGTCTATGTGCAGACGGTGCGTGGGTTCGGGTACCGGTTCGGGCCGGTGTGA
- the vanY-N gene encoding D,D-peptidase/D,D-carboxypeptidase VanY-N, producing the protein MSEPRTIPSRPRDRLFAAVTLVLAVLLLPAAFVRRPGRARELACRWALRLRFPAENLTGLTDGALAAFTAARTEALWRHRQLIGLTSGYREPLIQQRMFDEEVRRSGSPAAARMLVLPPAESNHVKGIALDVRPHEGARWLEEHGARYDLYRMYENEWWHFEYRPDCGGTPPRRRPHPGAGYAWCWPDHVSSGRQVPIASVTKVMTATAAKLARQAMSSRSKSDPPWKIGSVPVLALITEKSVTWTRSTRPAAISARSSVRLPYELQQFT; encoded by the coding sequence ATGAGCGAACCACGGACCATCCCCTCTCGGCCCCGAGACCGGCTGTTCGCCGCGGTCACACTGGTGCTCGCGGTGCTCTTACTGCCCGCGGCGTTCGTCCGCCGTCCCGGCCGCGCCCGCGAGCTGGCCTGCCGCTGGGCGTTGCGGTTGCGATTCCCCGCCGAGAACCTCACCGGGCTCACCGACGGCGCCCTGGCGGCGTTCACCGCGGCGCGCACCGAAGCACTGTGGCGTCACCGCCAGCTCATCGGCCTCACCTCGGGATACCGCGAGCCCCTCATCCAGCAGCGGATGTTCGACGAGGAGGTGCGCCGCTCCGGCTCCCCGGCCGCAGCCCGCATGCTCGTGCTCCCGCCCGCGGAATCCAACCACGTCAAGGGCATCGCCCTGGACGTACGCCCGCACGAAGGGGCGCGCTGGCTCGAGGAACACGGCGCCCGCTACGACCTCTACCGCATGTACGAGAACGAGTGGTGGCACTTCGAATACCGCCCGGACTGCGGCGGCACGCCACCACGACGGCGACCTCACCCCGGTGCCGGCTACGCGTGGTGCTGGCCGGACCACGTCTCCAGCGGGCGGCAGGTGCCGATCGCCAGCGTCACCAAGGTGATGACCGCGACCGCCGCCAAGCTGGCCAGGCAGGCGATGAGTTCCAGGTCGAAGTCGGATCCGCCGTGGAAGATCGGGTCTGTCCCGGTCTTGGCGTTGATCACGGAGAAGAGCGTCACCTGGACGCGGTCGACCAGGCCGGCGGCCATCAGCGCCCGGTCCAGCGTCAGGCTGCCGTACGAGCTGCAGCAGTTCACGTGA
- a CDS encoding zinc-dependent alcohol dehydrogenase family protein: MRALIYHGPGQRSWEETPDPRLAEATDAIVRVDAVTICGTDLHILKGDVPAVRPGTILGHEAVGTVTATGSSVTTVKPGDRVLVSCISACGRCRYCRTGMFGQCLGGGGWILGHRVNGTQAEYVRVPFADTSTHLLPEGVSDEAALMLADILPTAYEVGVLNGRVRPGDTVAVVGAGPIGLAAITTAQLFTPSHIIAVDPAPARLEAAKRLGADVVVGAGDDPAAAIAELTGGLGADVTIEAVGIPETFELCTRLVRPGGHVANVGVHGRPAILHLEDLWIRNLTITTGLVDTYSTPALLDMIAAGRLDPTGFITHRFAMNDMAAAYETFADPKSTGALKVVLSRP; this comes from the coding sequence ATGCGGGCACTCATCTACCACGGACCGGGTCAGCGTTCCTGGGAGGAGACTCCCGATCCCCGACTGGCCGAGGCGACGGACGCGATCGTCAGAGTGGACGCGGTCACCATCTGCGGCACCGACCTGCACATCCTGAAAGGCGATGTGCCCGCCGTGCGGCCGGGCACGATCCTCGGCCACGAGGCGGTCGGCACCGTGACGGCGACCGGGAGCTCGGTCACCACCGTCAAACCGGGCGACCGCGTCCTCGTGTCGTGCATCTCGGCGTGCGGACGCTGCCGCTACTGCCGCACCGGCATGTTCGGCCAGTGCCTGGGTGGCGGCGGATGGATCCTCGGTCACCGCGTCAACGGCACCCAGGCCGAGTACGTGCGCGTCCCCTTCGCCGACACCTCCACCCATCTGCTGCCCGAAGGCGTCTCCGACGAGGCGGCGCTCATGCTGGCCGACATCCTGCCCACCGCCTACGAGGTGGGCGTGCTCAACGGCCGTGTACGGCCGGGCGACACCGTCGCGGTCGTCGGCGCCGGCCCCATCGGCCTGGCCGCGATCACGACGGCCCAGCTCTTCACACCCAGCCACATCATCGCCGTCGACCCCGCCCCGGCCCGGCTGGAAGCCGCCAAGCGGCTCGGCGCGGACGTGGTCGTCGGCGCCGGTGACGACCCGGCCGCCGCGATCGCCGAGCTGACCGGTGGGCTGGGCGCGGACGTCACCATCGAGGCCGTCGGCATCCCGGAGACCTTCGAGCTGTGCACCCGCCTGGTGCGTCCCGGCGGCCACGTGGCCAACGTCGGCGTCCACGGCCGACCGGCCATCCTCCATCTGGAGGACCTGTGGATCCGCAACCTGACCATCACCACCGGCCTGGTCGACACCTACTCCACCCCGGCCCTGCTCGACATGATCGCCGCCGGCCGGCTGGACCCCACCGGGTTCATCACCCACCGCTTCGCCATGAACGACATGGCCGCCGCCTACGAGACCTTCGCCGACCCGAAGTCGACCGGAGCGCTCAAGGTGGTCCTGTCCCGCCCCTGA
- a CDS encoding alpha/beta hydrolase yields MFDPLAADPPHDPDFPASTPALTFTSGGASLLGVLHVPAGRGPHPVVVLLHGFPGDERNFDLAQVLRRAGYASLVFHYRGSWGVGGSWSWGHVLEDTAAVVAGLHGLAAAHRLDPRRLVLIGHSMGGFAALMTAAAEPSVAAVASVAAFDFGTVAALCRADPSVRASYVEAFTGELGPLRGTSGEALVSEMEAAGDSWRLAVLAPRLADRSVLLIGTSLDTVTPNDVHHDPVVAAYQAQPVKHLEHHLFATDHALSDHRVTLARTILSFLARCP; encoded by the coding sequence GTGTTTGACCCGCTTGCCGCCGACCCTCCGCACGACCCTGACTTCCCGGCCAGCACGCCGGCACTGACCTTCACCAGCGGGGGCGCATCCTTGCTCGGTGTGTTGCACGTGCCGGCAGGCCGGGGGCCGCATCCTGTCGTCGTGCTGCTGCACGGATTCCCCGGCGACGAACGCAACTTCGATCTCGCCCAGGTGCTGCGCCGTGCGGGCTACGCGTCCTTGGTGTTCCACTACCGCGGTTCGTGGGGCGTCGGCGGCTCGTGGTCGTGGGGGCACGTGCTGGAGGACACGGCAGCGGTCGTGGCCGGACTGCACGGCCTCGCCGCGGCTCACCGGCTCGACCCGCGGCGGTTGGTGCTGATCGGCCACAGCATGGGCGGCTTCGCCGCGCTCATGACCGCGGCGGCCGAACCGTCCGTCGCCGCGGTCGCCTCAGTGGCCGCATTCGACTTCGGCACGGTAGCGGCGCTCTGCCGTGCCGACCCGAGTGTCCGGGCAAGCTATGTCGAGGCGTTCACCGGCGAACTGGGTCCTCTCCGGGGCACCAGCGGGGAGGCGCTCGTCAGCGAGATGGAGGCGGCCGGCGACTCGTGGCGGCTGGCCGTGCTCGCACCACGACTGGCGGACCGCTCCGTGCTCCTGATCGGCACCAGCCTCGACACCGTCACCCCCAACGACGTGCATCACGACCCCGTCGTCGCGGCCTACCAGGCGCAGCCCGTCAAACACCTCGAACACCACCTCTTCGCGACCGACCACGCGTTGTCGGACCATCGCGTGACCCTGGCACGTACGATCTTGAGCTTCTTGGCACGGTGCCCATGA
- the tnpA gene encoding IS200/IS605 family transposase yields MAEYGDIRTGRHCVFVLHAHLVFVTKFRYRVFTDTHLTRLEEIMRAVSAYFETGLAEFNGENNHVHLLVNFPPKIALSKLVNSLKGVSSRRMRQEFPELAAHSYRANTLWSGSYFAGSVGGAPISVLRQYIEQQNRPL; encoded by the coding sequence ATGGCCGAGTACGGCGATATCAGAACCGGCAGACACTGTGTTTTCGTCCTGCACGCTCATTTGGTTTTCGTGACGAAGTTCCGGTATCGGGTGTTCACCGACACCCACCTGACCCGCCTGGAAGAGATCATGAGAGCGGTCAGCGCCTACTTCGAAACCGGCCTGGCCGAGTTCAACGGCGAGAACAACCACGTCCACCTGCTGGTCAACTTCCCGCCCAAGATCGCCTTGTCCAAGCTGGTCAACAGCCTCAAGGGCGTCTCCTCCAGGCGGATGCGGCAAGAGTTCCCCGAACTGGCCGCCCACTCCTACCGGGCGAACACGTTGTGGTCTGGCTCCTACTTCGCCGGTTCAGTGGGTGGAGCGCCGATCAGTGTCCTGCGCCAGTACATCGAGCAGCAGAACCGGCCCCTGTGA